The following coding sequences lie in one Arachis hypogaea cultivar Tifrunner chromosome 4, arahy.Tifrunner.gnm2.J5K5, whole genome shotgun sequence genomic window:
- the LOC140184057 gene encoding uncharacterized protein — protein sequence MAGTVTVLKTSPVRVGDQVDESTVYFHRLFWTFPPYIEAFRNCKPLVSIDGTHLYGKYGGTLLLAIAQDGNSNILPIAFALVEGENAESWSFFLSNLRSHVTPQEGIFVISDRHNGIKAALEDPENGWLPSRAFRAYCIRHVAANFSLSSKTAEAQLGSGHEFCQALVKVIERNIRDSRCFTVTLYDRHQSEYTVAETTLTGNFSLGSYRVSLKDHICDCGHFQALHYPCCHAIACCGHSRLNWASYVHEVYRMIEVFNVYKQGFIPPIPEGLWPPYANPTVIPDSNMRRAREGRPKATRICGSMDQSVDNRLKRCGLCRQPGHTRRNCDQRRHTAASDG from the exons TGTGTTGAAGACCTCTCCTGTTCGAGTTGGGGATCAGGTCGATGAGTCAACGGTGTACTTTCATCGTCTTTTTTGGACATTTCCACCCTACATCGAGGCCTTCCGGAATTGCAAGCCCCTCGTGAGTATTGACGGTACCCACttgtatggcaagtatggaggCACGCTACTGTTGGCGATAGCGCAGGATGGGAACTCGAACATCCTCCCGATAGCCTTCGCCCTTGTGGAGGGAGAAAATGCGGAGTCATGGTCATTCTTCTTGTCCAACCTACGATCGCATGTGACGCCGCAAGAGGGTATCTTTGTTATCTCTGACAGGCATAATGGCATCAAGGCTGCACTTGAGGACCCCGAGAATGGTTGGCTACCTTCACGTGCATTTCGAGCATACTGTATTCGTCATGTGGCAGCAAATTTTAGCCTGAGTTCAAAG ACGGCGGAGGCACAACTGGGATCTGGACATGAATTTTGTCAAGCGTTGGTGAAGGTTATTGAACGGAACATAAGAGACTCCAGGTGCTTCACCGTCACATTATACGACAGGCACCAATCCGAGTACACGGTGGCTGAGACAACACTGACCGGAAACTTCTCGCTAGGTAGTTATCGAGTTTCCCTTAAGGATCACATATGCGATTGTGGTCACTTTCAGGCGCTCCATTATCCATGTTGTCACGCCATTGCATGTTGCGGCCACTCGCGCCTAAATTGGGCGTCATATGTTCACGAGGTGTATCGTATGATTGAGGTGTTCAACGTGTACAAGCAAGGGTTCATTCCGCCTATCCCAGAAGGCCTATGGCCCCCATATGCTAACCCAACAGTCATTCCTGATTCTAACATGAGGCGTGCAAGGGAAGGACGTCCGAAGGCAACTAGGATCTGCGGTAGCATGGATCAGTCTGTTGATAACCGCCTGAAGCGCTGTGGGCTCTGCCGTCAGCCTGGTCATACGCGGAGGAACTGTGACCAGCGAAGACATACTGCTGCCAGTGATGGTTAG